The Candidatus Campbellbacteria bacterium genomic sequence CGTATCCTTGCATTAGTGGGTAGAGTGTTTCGCGTAGTGAAACGCGTCTTCCTGCAACTAATCGACGCTTAATAATGTCTCGGGCAATAAAATCAGAAATTGAAAACTGGTCTGCTTGTTCACCAATCTCTGCAAACGATAATGTATTAAGCCATTTTGAGTTGTGATGCACTTCTGCTCGCGAGAGATCAATAATTTTTCCAATTTGCTTAAGATATGTTTTTTCATTTGCCTTCACTTCTTTTTGGGAAAGCATGGGGCGCTCCGACTCTTTATCTGACGTGTCACCAATAACACCCGTCGCGTCCCCAATAATAAGTACTGGAATATGTCCAAGTTGTTGAAAATCACGTAATTTTAAGAGATTGTTAGCATGACCAATGTGGAGATTTGAGCCTGTGGGATCAATACCGAGCTTTATACGAAGACGTTTCCCCGATTCGAGCTTCTTTTTAAGATTGTCTGCTGAAATTATTTCAACAACACCTCGCAACAACACCTCTTGAATTCGTTGAGGGTCAGTTATAACAGCCGTGTGTGCTTTTTTTACTGCCATACATGTAGTAGTGTACCCCAAATACTGGCGGGTTGGAAGTTTAGAGGTAAGAAACTTGAGGTAAGAAGCTATTGAACAAATTATAATGACTCCCTATACAAATAGAGCTATACTTGGTGTTATACATCACATATGAAACATACAAAACATAACCCTTATTACACAGCAACACTTTTTATTCTTGGCCTTGGTGCGTTTATCGGCGGAATTGTATTACTATGGGCAGCAACACTCCGTCTTCCCAATTTTGATGTGTTTGAGGAACGAAAAGTAGAACAATCAACAAAGATTTACGACCGAACAGGTGAAGTGCTCCTCTACGACTTGCATGAAAACGCACAACGAACAGTGATTCCCTTTGATTCAATTTCTCGACATATAAAAAATGCGACAGTTGCTATTGAAGACGCCGAATTCTATCAGCACCACGGTATTAAATGGAGTTCGTTTTTCCGAGCAGTTCTCGTTAACATTCTTTCATTGCAATACAGTCAAGGTGGTTCAACTATCACCCAACAAGTGGTAAAAAACTCTCTTCTTACTCAGGAAAAAACAATCTCGCGAAAAATAAAAGAGTGGGTACTCGCACTTAAGCTAGAAAAAAATCTTTCGAAAGATGAAATTCTTAACCTATATCTCAATGAAGCGCCCTACGGAGGAAGTTTGTACGGTGTTGAAGAAGCAAGTCAGGGCTTTTTTCATAAAAGTGCCAAGGATGTGACTCTCGCTGAAGCTGCCTATATTGCTGCACTACCACAAGCGCCGACATTCTATTCTCCATACGGCAACAATGTAGACAAACTCGAGAGCCGAAAAAATCTTGTGTTGAGTCGTATGCTCGAAGACAAATTTATTACTCAAGAAGAGTACGACGCGGCAAAAAAAGAGGTTGTTGCGTTCAAACCTCGACCAGAAAAAGGACTTCTTGCTCCTCACTTTGTATTTTATGTTCGCCAATACTTGGAACAAAAATATGGACAGACTGCACTTGAAGAAGATGGTCTACGTGTCATCACAACTCTTGATTACGAACTACAAGAACAAGCTGAAAAAATTGTAAAGGAAGGCGCGTTTGAAAACGAAGCAAAATTTAAAGCAGAAAATGCTGGACTTGTAGCAACTGACCCAAAAACAGGACAAATTCTTGTAATGGTTGGTTCGCGTGATTACTTTGACACAAAAATTGACGGTAATGTAAATATTGCAACCGCAAAACGACAGCCTGGTTCTGCGTTTAAACCGTTTGTGTATGCAACCGCATTTAAAAAGGGACTTACACCCGCAACGGTTCTCTTTGATCTTCCTACACAATTCTCAACATCGTGTTCTGTACAAAGCACTCAAAGTGCCTCTCCGTGTTATTACCCAGAAAACTACGATGGAAAGTATCGTGGACCAATGAGTATTCGTGACGCACTCGCACAATCGGTAAACATTCCAGCAGTTAAAGCTCTCTATATTGCCGGAATTTCTAATTCTATTAAAACCGCGCGCGATATGGGTATTTCAACTCTTACAGATGCATCGCGTTATGGACTTACCCTCGTTCTTGGAGGAGGAGAAGTTACACTCCTCGATCTCACAAGTGCCTACGGTGTTTTTGCAAACGAAGGCGTGCGCAACGAAACAACGGCTATTCTTAAAGTAGAAAAATCTGATGGAACTATCTTGGAAGAATTTACCGCACACCCTTCTCGTGTCCTTGATCAAAATATTGCACTGCAACTATCAGATGTCTTGTCTGACAACGTTGCTCGTACTCCCGCATTTGGTTCTGCGTCTGGGTTATATTTTCCAAGTACTGATGTTGCGGTAAAAACAGGAACAACGAACGATTATCGCGACGTGTGGATTATTGGATATACACCCAATATCTCTGTTGGTGCGTGGGGAGGAAATAATGACAACACCTCTATCGACAAAAAAGTTGCTGGTTTTGTTATTGCGCCACTCTGGCATCGTTTTATGGAAGTTGCTCTACAAAAATATCCTGATACCTCATTCCCTACTCCTACAGTATCAAAAACAACAAAACCAATTCTCAATGGAATTTGGCAAGGGGGTGTCGCTCATGAAATTGATTCACGAACCGGTGCAACCGCAACACAAAGCACACCTGACGTATTTCGTAAAACAGAAGTAGTACAAAATGTTCACTCTATTTTGTATTGGATAGACAAAGATGATCCAACAGGTCCTGTTCCAAGTAACCCTGGTTCTGACCCTCAATACGCATACTGGGAATATCCCATTCGATCATGGGCCGCACAACATGGATATGTATCTGGCGCAAAAACTATTGTTACTAGCCCCCTATCTTCTTCACAAACAAGCACTAATTCAACCTCTATAGGTATTTCAGGGCTCGCATCGTCGTATGAAAAAAATGACACTATTTCTCTTAAACTTACACTACCCGCTGACTACACAAATACAACCACCGACGTATTTATAGATTCTACTCAGTTGTCTGATGTTACTCGAGGGTCATATTCTCTTTCATTTCCTATTCAATTTCTTTCACCATCTGAAACAGTACACGCACTATATCTCGTCTTCTACAAAAAAGACGGTTCAAAAGTAGGTATCTCAAAAACATTTACCGTTAAGTAGTACTATTGAATATCGCGCACTACTTTTTTTCCAAGTGATTCTTCGAGTTGCTGGAGTATAACTCCCTTTTTTAGGAAGAGTGCGTTTTTTAGTCCACTTTCTGCAATACAGTATGCTACTGGACCAATTATTCGAATATCTTTTTCTTGTAGTTGTACTGACGTTTTTTCTTCAATAATTTGTATAAGTTTTTTTCGCACCACCATATCTGGAGGTGTAATATCTTTATACCGAGAAAGAAAATCGAGTATTCCCTTCATAATTTATCTATTCATTGGCATCACAATGTACACAAACGATTGATCTCCGACACTACGTAGTTGTGTCGGTTTACCGACGCCTGCAAATTGTAATGTTACTGAATCTGTTGCTATTGATTGAAGTGCATCAAGAATGTATGCGTAATTAAAACTCATTTGAATATCTGGACCAGTAACCGCTACATCAAGTGAAATACTACTCTCTCCAGACTCTGCATTTTGCGTTTGCACAACGCATTGCTTCTTTGCGTGGTCAATCATCACCATAAGCTTATTAAATTGCCCTGAGAAGATTTTAACGTGTTTGAGAGCATCTCCAAGATCTTGCTTGAGTAATGTCATCTCTGTTTCAAACGCTTTAGGAATAATTTGTTTGTAATCTGGAAATACTCCATCAACAGCACGTGATGTTATATACACATTTCCAAGCATAAACCCAATTTGATTTACATCTCCAAACACTGAAACGTCTCCTGAATAATTTTCAAGGTGACGAATAATTTCTGTTACATTTTTAAGAGGAATAAGTAGTGTTTCGAGTTTTTCTATCTTTGAGATGTTTACTTTTTTTTCAGCAAGACGAAACGAATCTGTTGCAACACACACGAGATGCTCTCCTTCAGGATACAAGTACACACTTGAAAGCTCTGGTTTAATACTTGAAACTGACGCACTCCACCACACACTTTTAAGACCCGTCACAAAATCCTTTGCCTGTATCGTAAAAAGGTTATTTTCAGATATTTTTGGCAGTCTTGGAAAATCCTCATGAGAAAGTGTTGCGATACGAGTTGTACTTTTTGGCGTCGTGAGTACCACAGAATCCTCAATAACAGAAAGTGTGAGTGGTCCTTCATACGAAAGTGTTGAAAGAAGTGTTACAAACGTATCTGCTGGAACAGCTACCGTTCCCTCCTCAGAAACATCTGCAGGAATGTGCACTTCAATTCCAAGGTCCAAATTTGTAGCTCGCACCACCAGTTCTTTTTTCTCCGCAACAAGAAGAACACATCGAAGAACAGGAAGAGAAAGATTTTTTCCAGTGATTCTTTCTGTAGCTAATAGAGCTGTATGTAGTTGTTCTTTTTGTAGGAGTATTTTCATATATAAAAAATTATTATTACTATTAAGAGCGTGGATAAGTGAATAAGTGTGTACTGATAGATGAAATAAGAGTTTTTAAGAACATGATATTTGAATAAGAATGTATAGAACGGAGATATAAAAGGATAAAAAATAGTGTTCTTATGTTTAGATACTTTTTATTAACATTTGAAACACATTTTGTAATTCACTTGTACATATGTACTCCACACAGTTATACAAGACATATCCACACTTATAACATCGCACGCAACTGAGTTATCTCTTGCTCTAATTGATGGTCTGTTTTTAATTCATCTTTAATTTTTTCATAGGAATGAATAACTGTTGTGTGATCCCGTCCTCCAAGTTTTTGTCCAATAGTTGGATATGGAAGTGAAAAATCTTCACGAAGAATGTACATAATCACCTGTCGTGGCTTTACCACCTCTTTTTTACGACTCTTTTTATATATACTCTCTTCGTCAAGGTTATAAAATCCAGCAACAATCTTTACTACATCTTTCACAGCAACTAGTTTTTTTGGTTTAATATTATTTTTAACAACATCTTTTATTTCTTGTATGTTCAAGTCTCTCTTTTTAAGGAGAATTTGGCACATTATTGAGTTGAGAGCCCCTTCAATTTCACGAATGTTTCCTTCCATAGAATTGGAAAGATACGAAACAATTTCATCTGATAATACAATATTGTTTTCTGCTGCCTTTGTTTTAACAATAGCCATTCTTGATTCAGAGTCCGGTGCAGGAATATCTACCGTCATACCAGCGTTAAAGCGTGATTTGAGGCGGTCTGCAATACTTTGAATGTAATTAGGGTGTCTATCTGAAGAAAAGATGATTTGACCATTTTTATCATAGATTTCATTAAATAAATGGAAGAGTTCCTCTTGGGTTTTCTCTTTATTTGAAAGAAACTGAACGTCATCCATGATGAGTACATCAAATTTTCTGTATTTTTCTTTAAAAGAACTCGTGGTATTTGTTTGAATAGAGTTTACGAGGTCTTGTGCAAATCGTTCAGATGTTACGTAATACACTTTTTTATCAGGAAATTTTTTATGAATTTCATTTCCAAGAGCTTGAATAAGGTGTGTTTTTCCGTGTCCTGTCTGTCCATACACAAAAAATGGGTTATAGCGGGTTCCTGGTCGTTCTAAAATGGCCTGTGCGGCAGCATAGGCCAGCTCATTGAACGAACCAACAACAAACGAGTCGAAGGTATATCGAGGGTTTAGGTTGTCTGTTTTATTGATATAGAGGTCTTTGAGGGGTAGTTCATCGGAAGGGTTTGTGGGAGAAACTTGTATGTATGACTGTATTTTTGTATCACTTGGGGCTTTTGTTGAAATAATGTATTCAACAGATCGAATGGTATCTGAAATGTCTCGGAGGCACTTAAGTATTGTTTTATGGTGCTTTTCTGACACCCAATCTTTCGCAAAGAGGTTTGGAACTCCAACAAACACCACTCCATCCTCTATTTTGACAATATGTGTATCTTTAAACCATGTTCGGAACACAGCTTTGGAGACCGTTAGTTCGATTATTCCAAGAACGTCCCTCCATAGCGTTTTTGTGTCTGTTGGTGAAATGGAAGTCATAGGTTTTTGGTGCCTGGTCATTATATACTCATTCAAAAAAGTAAGGGCTTGAGAAAAGGAGAAAACTATGTTAATAATATGGGGACAACAAAAATACAAAACAGGTAACATAAAACACAAAATAAAAAAGTCAATGATTTTCACCACTTTTACCAACACCTAAGCTAAAACAACCACTAACTTTCAACCTCTAACCTCCCCACACCCACTACTATGAAACGAAAATATCAACCAAAAAAACGAAAGCGATCAATGACACACGGATTTCGTGTTCGTATGCGAACATCAACAGGCCGACGAATGATCAAGCGTCGTCGCACAAAAGGACGAAAGAAGATCTCCGCATAAGGCCGCTCTGCCTTCATGCTTCCAAAAAACAAACGACTCGCCACACAACAGTTTGATACAGCCTTTTCAGCTGGACAAGTTATTCGTACGCCACATTTTCTTATCCGACACCATACTTCCCCACTCAAAAACCAGTGGGCGGTTGTTATTCCTAAAAAACACATTCGCACGGCAGCTGCTCGAAACACACTTCGAAGACAAATATATTCTGCAATTGAAATGCTTCTAAAAGAAAATAAATCTTTTACGGGTCACTACATTGTTATTCTTACAAAAAAAGAAACGCTATGTATTGCAGAAATATATAATGAGATACATAGTGCAGTAACTAGACGCATGCTGTAAAGCGTGTACAATACTCTCATGTCACAAGGATTTTTCTTTACTCTTATTACGCAACCGCTCTATAACGGGGTTGTTCTTCTCATGCACGCGCTCCCGTGGGCTGATCTCGGCGTCATTGTTATTGTATTTACTATTATTGTTCGTTTTATTCTCTTTCCTCTTGCACAAAAAGCACTTCGTACACAAATGGCGATGCAGGAAATTCAACCGGCGATGGATGAAGTACGAACAAAATTTAAAAATGATTCGGCCCGACAAGCGCAGGAAATGATGCAGTTGTACAAAACATACAATGTAAATCCATTTGCAAGTATTTTCTTTTTGTTCATTCAAATCCCTATTATTTTTGGACTCTACTACATGTTTGTACGTACAGGATTACCCCAGATTAATCCAGACTTTTTGTATTCGTTTGTATCAAACCCAGGACCAATTTCAACAATGTTTCTAGGATTTCTTGATGTTGCACAAAAAAGTCTACCCCTCGCCATTCTTGCGGGTATTGCACAATTCTTTCAAGCGTACTTTATGAAGGCCCCTCAGGTTGGGTCAAAACAAGGATTTGGTGCTGATTTTGCAAAGAGTATGTCTTTACAAATGAAGTATGTACTTCCTATTGTTATTGTATTTATCTCGTATGCACTTCCTGCGAGTGTTGCTCTCTATTGGACAACGAGTAACCTTTTTTCAATTGCACAAGAAAAAATGATACGAAGAAAAATAGATATGGAAAAAACACACAACGGGTAACAAAAACATATAACATGTAACAAAAAGGTCTCGCCCTCACGTGGGGGCGAGACCTTTTTAATTTCTTAATACGTTTGGAGAGTTAAATCAACGAGCCACAACGAACCATCTTTTTTATTTACAAAGGAAAGGTATGTTTCATCAGAACTTACGTGGAGATCAATGGCGTCAACCCCTTCAGGAACGTACTTTTTTGGATCAAGAACAAACTCAGAATTCTCTGTTGTTGTATTAATTTTCCAAATTTCATCAGAGAAAGAGATCACACCTTGATACCAATCATCAGGAATACTCCCCCGTACATTCGTAACAGGAATAGCACAATATACCACCGTTGTGTTTGTCCACGTGCATTTTTCAGGGAGGGTACTGATGTTTATGGGGGTTCGTTCACTGGTTTTTACATTATACAAGGAAAGTCGTGGAAGGGATTGTGCCAATGAGCCGAGAAGAATAAGAGAGCCGTCAGTGTTAGGAAGTGCCGTGAGGGCAACAATACTGTTTGCAACGCGAGTAAATGTGCCTGTTTGTATGTTAAGTAAAAATCCATTTCCACTGGATTGTGCAGATGGTGCTGTGGTCATAAGAATAGATGAAGGGCCACTCCATGCGACTTGCCACTGTGAAAACGGGTGAGAGAATGCATTTTCGGTTACCCCCTTGTTTACCACATACCCGATACCACCAACATCAGTTTTCATAAGATAAAACGTTTCAGGAAGTGTTTTGTGAATTGAAAGTGTAGAAATATCTTTCGGAAGATACGAACCCGTTAGTCGAGATTCATTTGTTGGGTTCGTGCTTGATGCAAGTGTTCCAAGAAATGTTTCGATAGTATCTCCATCCCCAAGGTATCGAAGGGCAACCGTTAATCCATTGTTTCCCCACACCGCCTCGCGAATACGTGGAATGGTGGTATTTGATATACGAGTTTTTTGTCCAGTTGCTGTTGAGTAGTCAAAAATGTGTCCCGTTTCTCGCTCAACGAAGCGTAAAAATGTTTCTGTGGATGTTCCGAGCGTTGTTGTTGCAAAGGTTGAACCAGCGACTGCTTTTTCAGAAACAATGGTAACAAATTGTTTTTGTTGTTCACCAATACCTGCAGGTTGTCCGTTGGTACTTGTTGCAATGGTGCCCGTCGTGGTTGTGTTTGAAGTGGTATCAAAAAGTCCAAACGGGTTGAATGTTTGTGAAGTGCCCGTTGCTGTGGACGAAGTATTTCTAGAAAAGAACCACCACATACTCACACCCAATAGAGCAAGAACAATGACAACAACAAGAATGATAAAGATTTTTTTCATACAAGTCTTATAAAGACACCCCGTTAATTCGGCACTTTATTCCTAGACACGAATGCCAGTGAGGCCCAGTACCTGTGGGTTCGTCCCAAAAATAACTGTCCCCCCATTTATAAACATGTCCTCCAACAGACGCCTCACCCTTATCTTCTTGGCTTTTTAAAAAAGCATCGAGTTGCATACTGTGCGCTAAATCTACCACAGGTTGTCCTGGTCCGTGGGTTGTGTGTCCGCCCTCTGTCCCCCCGTTAATAATCAAATCCCCCCCGACTCGTTGTAATTCTTGAAGTCGACTTATTGCTGAAGGGGGTAGATCTCCAACATTCGTACAACCTTGTGTTTGTCCGGCGGGGCAAGCGTCGTGATTTACGGTGATTCCAGGAAGTAGTGAGTTGCGGACATTCGCCTCTTGTACGGGGTCGGTTGTGCCATTTCCCCCACTAGTTGGTGGTGTTACTCCAGTTCCACCAGTACCTCCCGCTGGTGCGGTAATTGTATTTAATCTGTCAAAAAGACCAAAGTTAATAAGTTGTGGGTTGATAGTGTTGAGAATAATAACAGAACCAAATACGAGAATGAGACCACCTATAATGCTATAGAATGCTTTTTTTGCTTCTTCTTTTTTTCCAACAACATCTGACATCATGTAGATGACACCGTTGTAGACAAACATAAGAATGGCAAGCGTTACGGCAATTCCAAGACCAATTTTAAAAATGGTGTTGAGATATCCCGCCACCCCACCACCAGCTCCAGGTGTTACTGATGAGCCGAGTCCTGGGAGATCGCTAACAAGAAGTTTGTATGCAACTGGGGCCGCCGCGTGTGTAAAAAATATTGGTACGATATATAGAATAAAAAGTGCGACACATAATATGTTTTTTTTGGAGAATAGTGTCATATTATTCAAGGGTGATGGTTATACTACTTGATGCGCGTTGAAGAATTTCCGTAACGTGGTTGATTAAAAGTTGCAATTGTATTGTTCGTGGTTCGTCGCTTTGTATTGCAACACTTGCGCCGGTTGCGCCAGAAACTTTTTGTCCATTTGCGGTCCACGTGTAACTCAACGAACCCTCCTCACGAGCATGTGTTGATGAAAAGTAAGGGTACGCCTCGATGATCATATCTTTTTCTGTTGTTGTAAAAGATGTTGGAAGTACGCGTTCGAGAGCAATACCTTCGAGCGGACGATTTTCATAAAATCGTATAATGGGATTTACTTTCTGCATTTTAACCATCCCGATCTCTTTTGTTTTTCCATTAGAAACTTCAACAACAATGAGGGGTACGTCACCAAATTGTGAACCTTCAAATGTAAATGACTGTTTACCAACTCCCGAAAGAGATCCTTGGGCCGTGCCATCACGCTTCCATTTATAGGTAAGCGTTGCAGGATCACCCATAGAAGCAGGAGGAAGAGCGAGAACCGTTGTCTTGCCACCCACAGGATAGAGTGCCTTTCCTTTATAAAAGGGCGGAATATATGAATTAACCTCCCATATCATTTCAACTGTTGGCTTAATGAGGTTGGTTGAGACGTTTATTTGTGCGTTTGCGACGTTTCCGTACACAAATAGTTCACATACAAAGAGAAGGGTGAGAAGTATTATTTTTTGGAATACGCTCATACGTATATACTATCACCCTTTTTTATTTTAAGCGGCTATTTTTTCCTCGTTTTCCACACCGCCAGATGAAGGAGAGTAATCATTTAATGGGCCACTATTACTTGCGAGAATTTGGTTTGGGGCTGCTATTTCTTGATTAAAACCTTGTCGTTGAACTAGGTGTGGACGATCTTGGACCCGTGTCGATCGCTGGGGATTTTGCGTTTGTTGAGGTGATAAGTTGTTTTGACGAACGGATTCGCGCGGGGTGATGTCTTTCATGGTTTGTCGACCAGCAAGTGTGGCCGACCCTCCGTTTGTTTGTCGCTCCTTCATTCTTGCAAGTCGCTCACGGGCGCGGGCCACTCGTTCTGGGTTTGCTTCTCGACGAACTGTCTTATTTGCTGTGCGGGAAATATCTTTTTTAAGTTGGTCTTTGGGTATTTTTCCTGTTGCTAGTCCGGCCACCCCTATTCCTGTTTTGTCCTCAATATCAGTCAGTACAATCATAATAATTGTTCCTGTGGTAATAAGGGGAAGTGCACTCACAATCGGAATTGCTTCACCAATGTATTCCACAACAGTTGTTACAATTTTTTTGGGGCTTATGAATGATACGCCGAGCATTTTAAACCAGATGTAAAACGTGATACCAGCTCCACCAATAGCAAGAAATTGCCCAACGACAGGAATAATACTGATGAGATCAAATATAATGGCGGTTCCAATCAGTTTGTAACGAGTCACCGGATCGATTCGTCGTGGCTTTTTGTTTTCTTGAGAATCATTTTCTGCCATAGTGTAGTTACTCTATATTCTTTACGTCCATTCCTTGAGTGAGAAGTTCGTTTTGATGTTCTTCGGACCTAGATATTTTTTCTATAAGAGGTCCTTCATCGGGTACTTGTTGAGAAGTTTGGCGTGACTCTTTGAGCTCCTCGCGCGATTTTTTAAGTGCAAGAATTTGCGATGGGTCTGAGGTGATGATTTGATCCTCTGTATATGATGCAATACTTTTTATTGCCACGTGCTTAAGACCTGCAAAGAAAATCCCTTCCCCGCGATCTGATTCAAGGAGTAAGAATTTTTCTTCATCAGTAAGATTGAATGTTTGTTGCACGAGATCAATGGATGACGGAGACTGCTTTAAAAGGATTTGAATAGATGAGTTGGTAATAATGGGAAGTCCATACGGAGAATGTAAAAAGTCGCCCACGTCTTGCGTGATGGTTGCAATACCAAGGAAATATTTTCGTCCACGCTTTGCAAGACCAAACAAGAGTGATGCTGTGTTCTCATCTTTCATCATAAGCCACGCCTCATCAACAACGAGAAGGCGTTTTTTAAGTTCTCGACGAACAGCACTCCAGATGTAGTGCGTAATCAAATACATAGCAACAGGCTTAAGCTCGTCTTCCATATCGCGGACAGAAAAGACAATAAACTTCTTATTGATGTCTACGTTCGTTGCGTTATTGATGAAACCCGCCCACGTTCCTTTGGTGTACTTTGAAAGGCGTTGTACAAGTGACTCCCCTCCCTCCATGCCCGCAAGTACGAGTTCAAAATCAGAAAGAAGTGGCGGTTCGACTCCGGTGAAGTCGTGTTCACCAGTAATATCCTTGAGTGCATACACCTCGGTAATTGCGCGATCGATGATGGCATCTTCTTCTGGGGTAAGTCCTCCAAACATAATACGGAAAAGTCCGACGAGTGTAATAATGTTTGAACGAAGTACGTTTGCAGGTGTTTCGTCCTCACGGACAGGTGGCAAATCAAATGGATTGATGTGGTGTTGAGACGTGAGAGAAATATCAAAATAGCGCCCACCCATTGCGCTTGCCATGATTTCATATTCACGTTCAGGGTCAATCACAATAACTTCTGTTTCAAACATAAGCGTACGCAAGATCTCGAGCTTTGTTGCGTAGCTTTTTCCAGCGCCGGCCGTGGCAAACATCACCGAGTTATAGTTTGGCATTGAAAAACGATCGAAGAGAATAAGGCCTGAGTTGTGGCGGTTAACTCCGTACAAAATTCCTTTGTTTGATGAAAGATCAAATGATACAAATGGGAAAAAGCTCGAAAGTGGCGCGGTGTTGAGTTTGTTGTGGATACCAAGTTCGTCGGTGCCAATAGGAAGAATGCTTTTAAATCCTTGTTCTTGTTGAAAGAGTGCTGGTTTGAGATAAATAAGACGAGATTCGAGAAGGGATCGAATCTCTGATTCAATTTTATCAAGGTCGTTTTCATTTTCTGAATAAATAGAAATGTAGAGCCCGACATCAAAAAGTTTTTCTGTTGCCTGTTGGAGTTGGTCGCGGAGTGATTCGAGGTTTTCGTAGGCACTATCAAGCATTGGGTCGCGCACAAGACCTTTTTCCTCGCGCATGTGAATTTGACTTTGTACTTCGGCAACACGTTTACGGAACTCTTTAAGGACTTGTGCGGTATCAACGGGAATAATGGAGAGTGAGAGATCAAATATTTTATCCATATTGATAATTGGCGAGAGCCAGTTATCAGGAAGAAATCGTGGGTATGAAATAACAAAAAAGGTGCGCACTACACTGTCTCCCAAATTGAGCGCGCGCGGTGTTATCTTGAGCGCAGATGGTGCAATGACATCTTGGAGCTCAAGTACACCCGCCTCATAAATATCTTTTGGAAGCACAGGGGTAATCTGAACGGTATCTTTCTTTTTTCCTTTGA encodes the following:
- a CDS encoding conjugal transfer protein TraC, which codes for MGLFDIIKGKKKDTVQITPVLPKDIYEAGVLELQDVIAPSALKITPRALNLGDSVVRTFFVISYPRFLPDNWLSPIINMDKIFDLSLSIIPVDTAQVLKEFRKRVAEVQSQIHMREEKGLVRDPMLDSAYENLESLRDQLQQATEKLFDVGLYISIYSENENDLDKIESEIRSLLESRLIYLKPALFQQEQGFKSILPIGTDELGIHNKLNTAPLSSFFPFVSFDLSSNKGILYGVNRHNSGLILFDRFSMPNYNSVMFATAGAGKSYATKLEILRTLMFETEVIVIDPEREYEIMASAMGGRYFDISLTSQHHINPFDLPPVREDETPANVLRSNIITLVGLFRIMFGGLTPEEDAIIDRAITEVYALKDITGEHDFTGVEPPLLSDFELVLAGMEGGESLVQRLSKYTKGTWAGFINNATNVDINKKFIVFSVRDMEDELKPVAMYLITHYIWSAVRRELKKRLLVVDEAWLMMKDENTASLLFGLAKRGRKYFLGIATITQDVGDFLHSPYGLPIITNSSIQILLKQSPSSIDLVQQTFNLTDEEKFLLLESDRGEGIFFAGLKHVAIKSIASYTEDQIITSDPSQILALKKSREELKESRQTSQQVPDEGPLIEKISRSEEHQNELLTQGMDVKNIE